The genomic stretch TCAACAGTTCAAAAGGTCAGGCCTGATATCTTTCCAGGCCCAACAATTGCCAGGAGAATATTTGATGCACCTTCTCAGCAGAATTAAGTTCACGTTGtgtttgggtccttactcttgctggggtggtagactcttaggagtttcaacacctggtcaagagttcgagtacccataggtggtgaaattccactaaggcgtgagtgtgtgggggtatgtgtgcatgtgtaaaaataataataataaataaatttacgttGTGTTTTGGGTGGAGGGGGAAATGGGAACAGCATTAATTTTCAGTCCACACTGCAAATTGTCTTTGGAATGGAACAGTACTACAGTTTTTTCCCTGTGAGCTACAGTATCTTTTTTTCCTATGGAAATTAAGGGTCACAATTagtcaaaattttctttatataaaaaaaaaaaaattccaaaacctatattAGCATAAAGGGTGAATCTAAAAAATTCTGGAAATCCCATGTATCTAGAACTGACTTCACAATAAAAATGCCCTTATGGCCTATTTTGACTTCTAGGAAAAAAAATGGAGGAACCAATTCTCAtgaagaaatgctccagtgctctcagagaaATGTACCCTATAGTGCTCCCATAattgtgctcctagttgcattggtcaACTATGACAATCTAAATAAATCCAGTTCATTGATCCATATTTGTACAttagggctcgtttgggagcttgtatttggtaCGTATTGTAATCCAAGTCACAATTATtggatccattataatttaaaaATTGTGTTTGGCAGCTTGTAATTGGAATGCATTAGAATTCTACAGTATATTTACAAGAACTTGAATTTcaataaatcaactttaatagccCAAAATAGTGTACATATATGTGAGATCTGATATAATTATTGTAATAattaataagcccattgaaatatatacttgacCAAAAAGGAGGAAATTTTGAGCCTTAGGTGGGCTGAAAAAGTGAGCCCACTAATTCTGGAATGTTGAATCAATACCAAAAAATTTTGGGCCCACCTCTCTATAACATGCCTCCCATGACATATAAATTACTAGTGCAACAACCGACAAATACCACATAATATTTGTTTTGCAGCATTAGAATAAAACTGCACGAAGATTGTGCAAATTTAAATTAGAACACCTCCCAATAATAAGATGAATGATGCAAAAGAAGAATATAAATTGTTTAGAGCTATAAATGTCAATAGTGCAAAAGTAACAAACATCTAAGAAAACGATGAAAACAATATACGTTCCGCCCTCAATCTCTTAAAATTTTTAGCAGAAACTCATGTCTCAATTCACGAGGCATTCGAATGAAAAGCTTCACTAATAATGTGTGTAGTGAGATATCTTAGTGTTTTCCACCTAAATGCTTCAGTATTTGTTACACTCATCACATACTGCAATAAGTATGGCTCAAACACATTGTTCCCATGGGCAAACTCCTTCTGCATCTGCACACAAAGTTATTTATGGCATTCTCGATACCCTTCATTGTGTCCATGCAATCCTTCATAAACAGGGATATGTCATCTATCTTGTCTACCAGTTCCTGTGTAACCTGGCCCTACTTTTTCTTCTCTTGTGGTTTGGATGAGGGTGGTCCATTCTGCACACTCTTAGACATTTAAAAATGGGCGATACACCAGTTCGGAAAAATCAGACCCAACTCTAGCATACTGGGTATATTCATATGGGTTCAATTTGAATGCATTCAAAGTGGGAATCACAAGGTTTTCGGGCAATTTGGAAGGTGCTTGTGATGTAGAGCCAGTAGCAAGTAGCATGTCAGAACAAAGTATTCTCTCCCTAAACTTTCAAAATGAGGAAAGGGGTTGTTCCACGGATCTTTCGCTTCATTGTGCCTCTGTAGCCATTCAAATAGAAAATCATATTAACTATAATGTATTTGCAAGCAATAACTATCATTACTTCGTATGAAAGTGAcgtagggatggacgtgatgaggtcaagcaccgtcttcctcaggggataactattctgaatccatggaacttctctggactcctcacaaagatacctcgaatccacgaggaaaataagaaaatagaagtaatttctagaaatttgtaataaattgattgatcatAAAAAAAATAAGCTTACAACCTCTTAATCGTAACATgaaccctaggaagaagtttcggaatcaaactacaactaaaactcccagaaatcgcgacttactataaatagtaaacttactatttatagacagtcatgatttctactagacatcatggttttcggccaaaaacagtaagtgtcctatttggcttaaccatgctattctcctaatttttctaagcacttttcttctaagcacttttcatgttggacacaactcctaaagcccaacggatgaagagttacaatcaaactaaaacttactataaatagtaaaaacgaaaataaaatgggtttttaaccgtcgatctgatggaatctcgcaaattcagcggGGGCAACCCAgtgtagcagggttgggtggctaaagtagcttctcccaccccaaaatcatatatggtacgtcgaacaACTCATTtaggtttgcgagatatgcccgttttaaggttctgacggtccaaatcacttctgcctccgattgggccttctctggtccatcttgaccatgaacttgtccgcaacccactctacatcagaaaGTCAGATTCAATAAATTCAGTAGTAGCTATCGTCTCATCCAAATGCACTATGCTCAAGCAAGGTCTTCATAATGTAGTAATTATTCTTCAAAGTACGAATTCGACTTCTGCAATGCTTGGCACTTAGCTCAATTCCTAATCTCTCCTAGATACAATTAATTATTGCATTATATGATATGGGTTTGAATGCATTGTTTTCATAATGATAACAAAGAGAGGTGCTCCAACAACATGTCAGCCATACAGTTATCAATCActaaattccattttattgttcTCCCACGGCCACATGCATTATATGGGGATGACATTCCTGACAAATTGTAATTGAACATGCAAAATAAGATGCATTAAACAAAGATACTTTTCCTCACTAATTACAGTATATTTGCATAACAATTGTAAATATATACCAAATATCTAGCTATCCCTCAATATTAATATTGTATTTATCGCACATAGCTTCTGCGATAAATCACGAAACTAGTTCCAAGTTTCTCTTTCTCCCTACTACTTGGTTGTTCAATTTGGAATTCCTCATCTGACACGTCGCCATCACTTTCATCGATTTCAACTGTTTCGTGGTTAGTTTCATTAGTGGGTGGATGATCTTCTTCATCTGAATCTACATCGTTGCTTGGATTGTCAACGTTATTGAGAAGTGCATCATTCCTTTGATTCACAATATAATTACATATGATACAACATGCTATTGCAATCATCACATGTATATCTATCAGATATGACGGGGCACACTTCAAAATAGGGAACCGCGATTTCAAAACCCTAAACGTCTATTCAATGGCATTTCTTATAGACGAAAAATGAAGATAGAATAACTCCTTTTTGCCCCTCGTAAGTACAACCTTGCTTAAATTCCTTGAGATGGCAATGAATGCCAGGATAAAATGCTAAGAACCCAAGGGTATTAGGAAAACCCGCATCAATTAAGAAGTATCtataatgcaggacaattaaccacttgctctaaaagctcgaattgttggagtatggcgaattaatccctttatctcatagcccaggccccacatcttatgggttgaggacctcggccgaacccccttcgtgtgccccaaatcacatgggccgcccaccacaagtgtgtccccgcatcccacaggctactccactcaagcccggtgtgaaatgagcattaatgacccccagtgaggagtccgAACACGAAACCTCccccatgggctccaaatcacatgggtcacccaccccgagtatgcccttgcatcccacaggcgaccccactcgagcctagtgtgaaaatgccccagcATTAACCTACCCTTAGATTGAGGCAATTTTCCTTCCCGTGTGCATGTAGATGTTAGTATATGTGAATACAAAGATCCTTCCCAGCTAGCAAGCACGTATGTAAATGTCAAATCAAGGAAGCAAGCGACCAAAACATTTTGGAAAATGTATATGAATACTCAGTCACCTCCAACCGATCAGTCCTCTTATATATAAGCTTGTAACTTTTTGTTCCTTGTAAATATCACATTACTTTCTTCATAGCTTTCCAATGATCCATTCCCACATCACTCTATTAGCTCCCCAACATGGCAACTATGCGAGTGCATATCCAAGCATATGTCAGGCTACCTACTGCGGAAGCATATAAAAACCCTTCCATTTGTTCAGGTTCCAAGTCGTTCCTTGAGTATTGCAACATGCTAAACTTATCACCCCTCAATTGGTACATCAATCGATGAACAATTCTTCATATTGTATCTCACTAGAACTTTACATAAGCCCCACTGAGATAGTTCTAACATTCCTCAAGATTTATCACGTGATATCTCGATTCCAATCACAAAAGGCTGCCatagccatattttccatttcaaagTTCGCAGTGAGAAACAACTTGGTTTCTGATAATAACCCCAAGTCAATTACTAGTAAGCAAGATGTCATCCACCTACAATATCAAGAATACAAAATTACTTCCATTGACCTTCAAGTATATACACCTATTAATGGTGTTTTCCTTAAATTCAAAGTACATAAAAATATCAATTAACTTAAGATACAACTAGCAGGAAGCTCTTTTAAGACTGTATATGGACTTCTTATGTTTACATATAGATGTTCTTGCCCATCTTCCTAAAAGCCGTTGGTTGTTCCATGTAGACTTTCTCATGTAGATTCTCATTCAAAAAAAGTTGTTTTCACATCCACTTGATGTCACTTTAGATCCTATGAGCCATTAAAACCATGATTATTCTAAGTATATCTTTCTTAGAGACGAGGAAATATCTCTTTACCATCAATGCCCTTAAATTTGGCATATCCTTTTCCCACTAATCTGGTTGTGGATCGTTAATGTTACATTTGGAGTTGCACTTGGTCCTGTAGACCCATTTACAGCCGTCAGTTGTGTTTGATCCTATGGACCTATTTACAGCCGACAGCCTCATAACCTTTGGGTAAACTCGACAAGGTCCCGGATTTTATTCTAGCTCATGGTTTCTAACTCTTCTTTCATGGCATTGATTCATTGAGTAGAATCTTGGCATTCCAAGGCTTGCGAAAAGGTGACCGGATCATTACTATTAATGCCCATATTACATTTGGTACATACATCACATAATCATTGCGCATAGCAAGTCTCCTTACTCCATgagatttctttcttcttcttttgtgtgtgtgtgaggaTGCACAAACCACAATCCAAGGTTTGTGCATCCTCACGAAGCACATCAATGTCAGTCGGGTGTGATTGTTCCTGTTATTGGTGTTCCACATGGTCAGTGTGGTTGACCGGTTGTGGTTCTTTGGATTTACAAGTAAAGGCACTGAGGATCGTATTTTTTTCAAATACCACTGAACAAAGCCAGACATTCATGCATGCAGTCCTCAAACAATTCGGATTCattaccagtgttttaaatagattACACTACATAGTGTGTCGCTTACATTATGTACCATAAATTCCCCTTCACgttatgtagctcatgaaaatagcttcaTTAATTCGTGGTTATTGCAAATATCCACTTTCAGTTCGTTTTTTCTAATGGCTGTCAACTTTTTTGGCATATCTTGAAAAATATAATGACATAACTAACTCTACCCTAAAACTTCTCTCTCCAactaacaaaaatacaattacaTTATTCTGGTAGGTTTCATATGGAGGAGAATTAATGGGTTTATGTTCTTCCCATGGAGGAGAATTCTGTGGTATGTTCCATATGGGACATTTTCGTCATTTTCTAACGATTGCCAATGGAAGTTGTGAAAATTAGCAGAATGTCAGTATttaaaaatgatatatttttatgTGGCCATTTGCAaataggggtcgtttggatgcctgtataTGGGGctaactgtaaatgatttacaggtgaaTGGTTTACAGcctgtgtttggatgctgaaaaatgcctgtaaatgacttacaggctgtaaatcatttacagctttcaGCCCCATTTGATTTACAGGCAAAAGGCTCTGATTCcatttacaggctctccatttacagcccAACGGCTATAAATGGAAAGATTGactctccatttacaggacttatacaatttacaggctatccaaacacagacaaacagttacctgtaaatcatttacagcttacagCCAAACAGGACAGTATGTAAATTATTTACACCACTTtaaccatttacaggcatccaaacgacccttaTTGCGTGGGAATCTGCAAAAACCCCTTTCAGATACTACTAACCAAAAGCAACTCCCTAGTAGtaatttatcttttttttaaattctccAGCCCTCAAAACcataatccctaaaccctaaaaccctaattaTCTAAAAATCAATACAAACACCCTTGCAAACCTTCATTTTGTCATATTAGAtctagaaaagaagaagaagagaagaaaaacaaaCTTCAAGAAAACGACATACCTTCTTCCTCCAGGTCGCTGCCGCTATCAATCGGGTCGAACTCGGACAACTCAGTCCTGTACTCGGCCGGGGGAGGGACCTGCAGCGAATCGCTCTGGACAATGTGCGGCGTCCGAGATCTGACGCCGAGAAGGTTAGGGTTCGAGACGACACCGAGCGATTTGTAGTTGCTGATGACGCTGCCCTTCTCATCCCATTTCTTCCCCCTGCATGAaggaatgaaagaaaaataaaaaacaaaaacagaaatgagatgaaatgaaatgattttttcttttttgcatttgtGTGGTTTTGGCAgaagaggagaaggaagaagagaaaggaagggTAGATTggtaaataaaaggaaaagggaGGGTGGAAGAATTACGAGGTAAGAGAGCGGAGCTTGGGAGGGACGGTGAATGCGGGTTTGAAGACGTGAGGGTTCTTCCTCGGCAAACCTACTCGCACTTTCGGATGGGATTTCTTGTATTTCCGCCGCGAccgacccatctctctctctctctctctcctctctgtcCGTCGCTCTCGTTTCTTGGGATATTTATATGGCGTGTTCGTGAACCGGCCGGTACGAGCCCGGCTCGGCTTTGGACCGGGCTTAGACCTTGCAAGCATGACTTGATCAATTTTCAGGCCGGGGTCGGGTTCAAGTCATCCTTAGATCGGTGTAACCTGACCTTGTATATACATACCTTATGGGAGCAGATTGCGTAGAGTAACTCAGTATGACTATACgagtaagttctgtggggccaacgtgatgaatgtgtcttatccatgctgttcatctgttttattagttcattttagggcatgaacacattattaaagctcaagtggactatgctagaggaaacaatgtgaattgagcTCCTACAGCTGAAAACTTCCCAGGGGCTGTTATGGGAACATATAGCCCAACCACCTCCGAGGACCGGCTCGGGCCAACGAGCGCATATTCCCACAGCTCGTCCGGAAGAATTGAGCTTCATACCAGCCAAAATGGCTTCAGTGTGATCAGCTCAACATATTGATGAGTATATCCTTCTGCTCGGAATAAGGTAATAGCCGGAACGAATGGCGATTTGGTAGTTGCCGAGAGATGCAGGACTTCTGAGCTCTTCTCAACAATCAACCAATCGACACGGATGGCTGAGGGCTCAGTTCGGCTCGACACTAGAGGCTCTCGGAGATCAAATTGAGGAGGGCAGCGATAGCATGCTAGATG from Magnolia sinica isolate HGM2019 chromosome 17, MsV1, whole genome shotgun sequence encodes the following:
- the LOC131230999 gene encoding nucleolar protein 16 — its product is MGRSRRKYKKSHPKVRVGLPRKNPHVFKPAFTVPPKLRSLTSGKKWDEKGSVISNYKSLGVVSNPNLLGVRSRTPHIVQSDSLQVPPPAEYRTELSEFDPIDSGSDLEEEDLKSVLGKKRRDGKTAPLQRLTTMQSIYVSRLIEKYGDDYESMFMDTKLNAMQHSVATLQKLCKRFHDAKQGKLFLAK